Below is a genomic region from Echinicola rosea.
GGGCCGTAATAAGGAAGCGATACCTTTTTTGGCTCAGGGGGGTATAGTTCCGGCTCAACTTGGTTACTTAAGAAAATATACGACTAGATGGAATAATGATGATAATTTATCCATAAGAAACTTATTAATCGGATCCGCCTTGCAGGTATTGGGCGTTAAGAAATTAAAAAGCGGGTGGGCAAGAAGGCAGGCTTGTTTGACGAAGTGCTGCCCAAAAAGAATGTTGGCAGCTAAAGAAGGTACCTGGCTTTAGATAGGCCTGCTTGGCTTTAGAAAGGAGGAGTTTGCCTGCATGAGGGAAGGTTTTAATTTTAGGCCAATAGATGCACAGCGGCGGGGTTTTTTGGTTACTTTTTTGACCTGAAGCAAAAAAGTAACAAAGGTAAAGGGATGAAAACCACCTAGGGATTTAGCTAGAATAATAACTGCCCAAGGAAAAAATATAGAACCCATATTTTCCAGATACACACTAACTAAACGGCATTGATTCTGGTTTGAAAGCAACTTGGGCATAGCCATAGGTGTAGCTCAGAAAAATGAAAAATGGTAAAAATACCTTTAAAATAGAGTTGTAGTTCATTGATAGTAGAAGTTAATTAAGCGACAAAGATATTAGATTCATGTGTTTAATGGTAGGTGATTGTAAACGAAATTAATGGGTGAATACGATTTGGATGTAAGTTTTTTGCGTTTATCAATTGCATGTTGGGTGCTTTTCCTTGGAAATTTTTATATTGGTTCTTTTAACCAAAACCCAGACAGCCAGTGACCATCCTCTTTGTGCTCCTAAGTATTTTACTGCTTGTATTACTTATCGTATGGGCAAAACTCAATCCTTTTTTGGCATTTTTGATTACTTCTATCGTGGCAGGGCTGCTGTTGGGAATTCCACCGGAGCAAGTAGCGGTGTCCGTGCAGCAAGGAATGGGAAGCCTCTTGGGAGATTTGGTAATTATCATAACGATGGGCGCCATGCTTGGTAAGCTGGTCGCCGAAAGTGGTGCGGCGCAGCGGATCGCTGACTTTCTGATGCGGGTCTTTGGCAAGAAATATATCCACTGGGCCATGATGGTGACCGGCTTGGTGGTAGGGATTCCGTTATTTTATAATGTAGGGTTTGTGCTGTTGGTGCCATTGGTGTTTACCGTGGCCCATCAGTATAAGCTGTCGGCAGTATATGTTGGGATTCCTTTACTGGCCGCTTTGTCCGTAACGCATGGGTTTTTGCCGCCACATCCATCGCCAGCAGCTTTGGTGGCGCAGTTTGATGCGAATATGGGGATGACATTGCTTTATGGGATGATGGTGGCCATCCCCACTATTTTGGTAGCGGGACCATGGTTTGCAAGGTACCTGAAAAATATTCCCGCCAGTCCCCTAAAGAGTTTCCGTGCCAGTAGTAAGCCAGAGGAAGACTTGCCCGGTACATGGAACAGTTTCTTGTCAGCTTTGCTTCCGGTGGTGCTCTTGGTGGGCACGACCCTATTGCTAATGCAAACGGATGAAGGAAGTACCCTGTACGGTTATGTGAAGTTTATCGCTGATCCGGGCATGGTGATGCTATTTTCGTTGTTGGTGGCCACATTTACCTTGGGGCTTCATCAAGGAGCAAAGATGAATCACTTGATGGATATTTATGTGGATTCAGTGAAAGATGTAGCCATGATCATCTTGATCGTGGCAGGGGCAGGAGCGCTGAAGCAAGTGCTGTTGGACAGTGGTGTGAGCCAGGTGATCGCTGATGGGCTGGAAGGATGGAATGTGCATCCGCTGGTGCTGGCCTGGACGATTACTGCCGTGATCAGGGTATGTGTGGGGTCCGCCACGGTGGCCGGATTGACCACAGCCGGGATTATTGGTCCCTTGATCGAGGGGGCAGGTGTAGATCCTAATTTGGTCGTGCTAGCGATAGGGGCAGGGAGCTTAATGTTTTCCCACTTTAATGATGCCGGATTTTGGATGTACAAGGAGTTTTTCAATGTCAGCATCAAGGATACTATCAGATCGTGGTCCGTTATGGAGACAATTGTCGCAGTGGTAGGGCTTGCAGGGGTGATGGTGCTGGATTGGATAGTAGGGTAGCTGCTTCTTTTGGCATTGTACGGAGTACAATTTCGGCCGTGCTGGAGGATACAATCCACCCAAGAAACAATAAAACGATTCAACAAATCAACAATCAAATAAAGCAGCATGTCAGCAGAAGAAAATTTTAAAAAATTAGGATTGACTTTACCACCAGCACCAGGACCAAAAGGTGTGTACAAACCATGTCTTATCGATGGCAAATATTTGTACCTTTCGGGACACGGCACAGTGCAAGATGATGGTAGCTTGATCATGGGGAGAATAGGGGACGCGCTTGACGAAAAAGAAGGCAAGATGGCAGCCAGGCAGGTCGGATTGGCGATGCTGTCTACGATCAAAGCGAATTTGGGTAGCTTGAACAAGGTCAAAAGGGTCATTAAAGTCTTGGGTATGGTCAATTGTGTGTCGGATTTTAAGCGACACCCTTATATCATCAATGGCTGTAGTGAGCTTTTTGCAGAAGTGTGGGGAGAGGAAAATGGGGTCGGCGTGCGCAGTGCCGTCGGTTTTGGTTCATTGCCCGATAATATCCCCGTGGAGGTAGAGGCGATGTTTGAATTGCATTAGAACACAAAAGAAGAATAAATGGATTGGTACGAGATTAAGGATGTGGAAGCCATTGATTCACCGGTGCTTGCGGTTTATCCCAAGCGCGTGAAATCCAATATCGGAAGACTAAAATCTATGGTAAAAGAGGTCTCCCAGCTTCAGCCGCACATCAAAACGGTGAAGTGCCTGGAAGTGGTAAAAATGCTGATGGATGCGGGGATTGACAAGTTTAAGTGCGCCACCATCGCGGAAGCTGAAATGCTGGGGATGGCTGGTGCCAAGGAAGTCCTGATCGCCTATCCCATGGTGGGGCCAAAAGTGGACAGGATGATTAAGTTGATGTTGGTTTATCAGGACACGGAGTTCTCCTGTTTAGTGGATTGTCCAGAGCAGGCGAGGCACCTTTCTGCCCATACGTATCAGGCGGATGTTTACCTGAGGGTGTTTATGGACCTGAATGTGGGTACTGACCGTACAGGGGTGAGGCCATTGGCGGAAGCCAAGGAGTTATATGATTATTGTAAGGCCACCAGCCACTTGATCACCATGGGGCTGCATATTTATGATGGCCATATCAGGCATCAGGATTTTGAACAGCGAAAAGAAGCCTGTCAAGCGGCATTTGCCCCGGTAGAGACTTTGGCCAAATGGGCAAGGGAAAAGTACCCCGTGGAATTGAAGGTGATTGCTGGAGGTTCGCCCACCTTTCCGGTCCATGCCGAGCGGGAAGCGGTTACTTGCAGTCCCGGTACATTTGCGTATTGGGATAAAGGCTACCAAGAGAGCTTGCCGGAACAATCCTTTGATTTTGCTGCCGTACTGATGACCCGGGTGATTTCACGTCCTGGGAAGAATTTGCTCTGTCTGGACTTGGGCTATAAGTCGGTTGCGTCTGAAGGGCCACTGGAGAAGAGAGTATGGTTTCCTGAATATCCTTCTTGGGCTATGGTGAGCCATAGTGAGGAACATTTAGTGGTAAAGGTGCCCGAAGGAGAAGTTTTGCCCGTCGGCAACGTAGTGTACGCCATTCCTTATCATATTTGTCCCACCGTAGCCATGTATGACAAGGTGCTAACGGTGGAAAATAATAAGGT
It encodes:
- a CDS encoding gluconate:H+ symporter, which encodes MTILFVLLSILLLVLLIVWAKLNPFLAFLITSIVAGLLLGIPPEQVAVSVQQGMGSLLGDLVIIITMGAMLGKLVAESGAAQRIADFLMRVFGKKYIHWAMMVTGLVVGIPLFYNVGFVLLVPLVFTVAHQYKLSAVYVGIPLLAALSVTHGFLPPHPSPAALVAQFDANMGMTLLYGMMVAIPTILVAGPWFARYLKNIPASPLKSFRASSKPEEDLPGTWNSFLSALLPVVLLVGTTLLLMQTDEGSTLYGYVKFIADPGMVMLFSLLVATFTLGLHQGAKMNHLMDIYVDSVKDVAMIILIVAGAGALKQVLLDSGVSQVIADGLEGWNVHPLVLAWTITAVIRVCVGSATVAGLTTAGIIGPLIEGAGVDPNLVVLAIGAGSLMFSHFNDAGFWMYKEFFNVSIKDTIRSWSVMETIVAVVGLAGVMVLDWIVG
- a CDS encoding RidA family protein; translated protein: MSAEENFKKLGLTLPPAPGPKGVYKPCLIDGKYLYLSGHGTVQDDGSLIMGRIGDALDEKEGKMAARQVGLAMLSTIKANLGSLNKVKRVIKVLGMVNCVSDFKRHPYIINGCSELFAEVWGEENGVGVRSAVGFGSLPDNIPVEVEAMFELH
- a CDS encoding D-TA family PLP-dependent enzyme, yielding MDWYEIKDVEAIDSPVLAVYPKRVKSNIGRLKSMVKEVSQLQPHIKTVKCLEVVKMLMDAGIDKFKCATIAEAEMLGMAGAKEVLIAYPMVGPKVDRMIKLMLVYQDTEFSCLVDCPEQARHLSAHTYQADVYLRVFMDLNVGTDRTGVRPLAEAKELYDYCKATSHLITMGLHIYDGHIRHQDFEQRKEACQAAFAPVETLAKWAREKYPVELKVIAGGSPTFPVHAEREAVTCSPGTFAYWDKGYQESLPEQSFDFAAVLMTRVISRPGKNLLCLDLGYKSVASEGPLEKRVWFPEYPSWAMVSHSEEHLVVKVPEGEVLPVGNVVYAIPYHICPTVAMYDKVLTVENNKVAGEWKTLARKRRINI